In Sulfitobacter albidus, the following proteins share a genomic window:
- a CDS encoding amidase family protein, translated as MDLKTADATEISARLDAGELSCVELMQATLDRIAAVNGTVNAIVSLRDPERLLAEAAEADRGPRAGWLHGIPIAIKDLANAEGLPTSRGSPLFARLPAGTDDVMVARLRAAGAIVIGKTNTPEFGLGSHTFNPVHGATLNPYDTTRSCGGSSGGAAVALATGMLCVADGSDMMGSLRNPAGWNNVYGMRPTWGTVPSEPEGDMYLHQLSTNGPMARSPADLAALLDTMTGADPRQPLTTSPRATAGGLARAPKRKRIGWLGDWDGALPLEAGIAEISAQAMNTLADLGHRVEPLAAPFDADAMWHSWTDLRSFAVAGGWATFTAILSWRAISNPPPSGRSSADWRCRRRRCSAPAKSGRTGFAAPRACSRPMT; from the coding sequence ATGGATCTGAAGACCGCTGATGCCACGGAAATTTCTGCCCGGTTGGATGCCGGGGAGCTTTCCTGTGTCGAGCTGATGCAGGCAACGCTCGACCGGATCGCCGCCGTCAATGGCACCGTCAACGCCATCGTCTCGCTGCGCGATCCCGAGCGGTTGCTGGCAGAGGCGGCAGAGGCGGATCGTGGGCCGCGCGCGGGCTGGCTGCACGGCATTCCCATCGCGATCAAGGATCTCGCCAATGCCGAAGGTTTGCCGACCTCGCGCGGATCGCCGTTGTTTGCGCGGCTGCCTGCGGGCACGGATGATGTGATGGTAGCGCGGTTGCGCGCCGCCGGGGCAATCGTGATCGGCAAGACCAACACGCCCGAATTCGGTCTGGGCAGCCACACGTTCAATCCCGTGCATGGTGCGACGCTGAACCCCTATGACACGACACGCTCCTGCGGCGGTTCCTCCGGTGGGGCAGCGGTGGCGCTGGCGACGGGGATGCTGTGCGTGGCGGACGGCTCGGACATGATGGGCAGCCTGCGCAATCCGGCGGGCTGGAACAATGTCTACGGCATGCGGCCCACATGGGGCACGGTTCCGTCAGAGCCCGAGGGCGACATGTATCTGCACCAGCTCAGCACCAACGGCCCGATGGCGCGCAGCCCCGCCGATCTGGCCGCACTGCTGGATACGATGACGGGCGCGGACCCGCGCCAACCGCTCACCACCAGCCCGCGCGCCACCGCAGGCGGCCTGGCGCGTGCGCCAAAGCGCAAGCGCATCGGCTGGCTGGGCGACTGGGACGGCGCGCTGCCGCTGGAGGCGGGCATTGCCGAGATCAGTGCGCAGGCGATGAACACGCTGGCGGATCTGGGGCACCGGGTGGAGCCGCTTGCCGCGCCCTTTGACGCGGACGCGATGTGGCATTCCTGGACCGATCTGCGCTCCTTCGCGGTGGCGGGGGGCTGGGCGACCTTTACCGCGATCCTGAGCTGGCGGGCTATCTCAAACCCGCCGCCGTCTGGGAGATCGAGCGCGGATTGGCGATGCAGGCGCAGACGGTGCAGCGCGCCAGCGAAATCCGGTCGGACTGGTTTCGCCGCGCCACGCGCCTGTTCGAGACCTATGACGTGA
- a CDS encoding amidase family protein: MQRASEIRSDWFRRATRLFETYDVIALPSAQMWPFDVNWIFPEEIAGVAVDTYHRWMQVVVPAGLIGLPVVNIPVGFGENGLPAGIQLIGPRGSDGKLLQLAQQWHGATGWPQKRPAMA, translated from the coding sequence GTGCAGCGCGCCAGCGAAATCCGGTCGGACTGGTTTCGCCGCGCCACGCGCCTGTTCGAGACCTATGACGTGATCGCGCTGCCCTCCGCGCAGATGTGGCCCTTCGACGTGAACTGGATCTTCCCCGAAGAGATCGCGGGCGTGGCGGTGGACACCTATCACCGCTGGATGCAGGTGGTGGTCCCCGCCGGGCTGATCGGTCTGCCGGTGGTCAATATCCCCGTGGGATTTGGCGAAAACGGCCTGCCGGCGGGCATCCAGCTGATCGGGCCGCGCGGCAGTGACGGGAAGCTGTTGCAGCTGGCCCAGCAATGGCATGGCGCAACCGGGTGGCCGCAAAAGCGGCCTGCGATGGCCTAG
- a CDS encoding aromatic ring-hydroxylating oxygenase subunit alpha, which translates to MPNDLTAVRQPIARAHGLPNAHYTDPATFAAEARATLHAGWAGLCVGADVPEVGDAVPLTFLDVPLLVVRDRAGTVRVFQNICRHRGMILVDAPRKIEGAIRCPYHSWCYSTDGRLVSTPHVGGPGQNTHEGIDRALLGLIEVRSHIWMDVVWINLTGDAAPFAQANADLLARWAEFDKPLYHGGADSRFTLTLDANWKLAVENYCESYHLPWVHPGLNSYSRLEDHYHIEQPGAFSGQGTWVYRQLTGEDGATFPDFEGLSAHWDRGAEYVSCFPNVLLGVHRDHTFAIILTPDGPARTVETIHLYYAAPQTNPALRARNTAQWQEVFKEDVFVVEGMQRGRHATGFDGGRFSPAMDGPTHLFHDWVAGRMQATQ; encoded by the coding sequence ATGCCCAATGACCTCACCGCCGTCCGCCAGCCCATCGCCCGCGCCCACGGGCTGCCCAACGCGCATTATACCGATCCCGCCACCTTCGCCGCCGAGGCGCGCGCGACGCTGCACGCGGGCTGGGCCGGACTGTGTGTCGGCGCCGATGTGCCAGAAGTGGGCGATGCGGTCCCGCTCACGTTCCTCGATGTGCCGCTGCTGGTGGTGCGCGACCGCGCGGGCACGGTGCGCGTGTTCCAGAACATCTGCCGCCACCGCGGCATGATCCTCGTCGATGCGCCGCGCAAGATCGAGGGCGCGATCCGCTGTCCCTATCATTCGTGGTGCTACAGCACCGACGGCCGGCTCGTCAGCACGCCCCACGTCGGCGGGCCGGGCCAGAACACCCACGAAGGGATCGACCGCGCGCTCCTGGGCCTGATCGAGGTGCGCAGCCACATCTGGATGGATGTCGTCTGGATCAATCTCACCGGCGATGCGGCCCCCTTTGCGCAGGCCAACGCCGATCTGCTCGCCCGCTGGGCGGAATTCGACAAACCGCTCTACCACGGCGGCGCCGACAGCCGGTTCACGCTGACCCTTGATGCCAACTGGAAGCTTGCCGTCGAGAACTACTGCGAAAGCTATCACCTGCCGTGGGTGCACCCCGGCCTCAACAGCTATTCGCGGCTTGAGGATCACTACCACATCGAGCAGCCCGGCGCGTTCTCGGGTCAAGGCACGTGGGTCTACCGCCAGCTGACCGGCGAAGACGGTGCCACCTTCCCCGATTTCGAGGGGCTGAGCGCGCATTGGGATCGCGGGGCCGAATATGTCTCGTGTTTTCCCAACGTGCTGCTGGGCGTGCACCGCGATCATACCTTTGCGATCATCCTCACCCCCGACGGCCCCGCCCGCACGGTCGAGACGATCCACCTCTACTACGCCGCCCCGCAGACCAATCCGGCCTTGCGCGCGCGCAACACCGCGCAATGGCAAGAGGTGTTCAAGGAGGACGTGTTTGTGGTCGAGGGCATGCAGCGCGGCCGCCACGCCACCGGGTTCGACGGCGGGCGGTTCTCCCCCGCGATGGACGGGCCGACGCATCTGTTCCACGATTGGGTGGCAGGGCGGATGCAGGCGACGCAGTGA